A genomic stretch from Syntrophaceae bacterium includes:
- a CDS encoding L-2-amino-thiazoline-4-carboxylic acid hydrolase: protein MLNIRNEPRYKGRLIRAIRSTLEHRATWLYLLLDEAEKQGIRTEEFAKAAIMRCGCFQGEQLVADARTQSLKGLKKKLFTLPARIVFEMKILSCTDDRLEIDFHYCPLMAAWQYWGASDDQIARLCDITMQGDRGIAASFGCELELGRTIAKGYDRCEIRFKRLKEG from the coding sequence ATGTTGAATATCAGAAACGAACCCAGGTACAAAGGCAGGCTGATCAGGGCAATACGGTCGACACTGGAGCATCGGGCCACCTGGCTGTATCTTCTCCTGGACGAAGCGGAAAAGCAGGGCATCCGGACGGAGGAATTCGCGAAAGCGGCGATCATGCGATGCGGGTGCTTCCAGGGCGAGCAGCTCGTTGCCGATGCGCGCACCCAAAGCCTGAAAGGGCTGAAGAAAAAGCTTTTCACCCTGCCGGCGAGGATTGTCTTCGAGATGAAGATCCTGTCCTGCACGGACGACCGGCTGGAGATCGACTTTCACTATTGTCCGCTCATGGCGGCATGGCAGTACTGGGGAGCTTCGGATGATCAGATCGCAAGGCTCTGCGATATCACCATGCAGGGAGACCGGGGCATTGCCGCGTCATTCGGCTGCGAACTGGAGCTGGGCAGGACCATCGCCAAGGGGTATGACCGGTGTGAGATCCGGTTCAAAAGGCTGAAAGAGGGATAA
- a CDS encoding CreA family protein, which translates to MKKYLVVTGVAILLVIVLIGWWIVSRPERGTTGSVSTQFRWIGPNDKIVVDGFDDPKVQGVACHISRAQTGGVKGAMGVAEDTSDAGIACRQIGPIRFVGELKDGERVFDEQRSLVFKSLQVVRFYDRKRNVLVYVSYSDRIISGSPKNSISTVPIMGWQSP; encoded by the coding sequence ATGAAGAAGTACCTCGTGGTGACCGGCGTCGCAATCCTGCTGGTAATCGTGTTGATCGGGTGGTGGATCGTCAGTCGCCCCGAGCGCGGGACGACCGGCTCGGTGAGCACCCAGTTCCGGTGGATCGGTCCCAATGACAAGATCGTCGTGGACGGCTTCGACGATCCCAAGGTGCAGGGCGTGGCCTGCCATATCTCCCGGGCCCAGACCGGCGGCGTCAAAGGCGCCATGGGCGTGGCGGAGGATACGAGCGACGCCGGCATTGCCTGCCGCCAGATCGGGCCGATCCGGTTCGTGGGAGAGCTCAAGGACGGTGAGCGCGTCTTTGACGAACAGCGCAGCCTTGTTTTCAAGTCGCTTCAAGTCGTTCGTTTCTATGACCGCAAACGCAACGTTCTGGTCTACGTATCCTACAGCGACCGGATCATCTCGGGCAGTCCGAAGAACAGCATCAGCACGGTGCCCATCATGGGATGGCAGTCTCCATGA